The DNA region GTAGCTTTCAGCATCGTTGCCCGGCGGAATGAAATCCCACTTATTGATATTGCGCTCGTTGATGCGCTCGCGCTGCGTCGCCTTCAGTTCCTTGATCGTAAAGCCTTCCCAGTCGCCGAAGGAAACCTCGACCAGCCGATCGTCCGGGCGGTAGTCCTTTGGCGGCAGGCCCATCGCCGCGCGCATGATCTCCATCGTCTCGCGCGTGCGCTGGAGCGGGCTTGCGACGAAATCGAAGGAAATGGCTTCGACCCTGAGAATCTCGGCCATATCGATGCCGTTCAGCCGCGCCTGTTCGCGGCCGATGGCGTTCAGCGGAATATCCTTCTGGCCCTGCAGGCGGCGTTCGGCATTCCAGTCGGTCTGACCGTGTCGGACCACATAGATGAGCAAGGCAGGTTCCGCTTGATTGGACTTCGATCAGTCTTTGATAACCGAAATATCCGGCGCGTCTACCGCCTTCATCCCGATCACATGATAGCCGCTGTCGGCATGGTGTACTTCACCCGTGACCGAGCGCGAGAGGTCCGACAGCATGTAAAGGCCGACATCGCCGACATCTTCGATGGTGACGGTACGGCGGAGCGGAGCGTTGTACTCGTTCCACTTCAGGATATAGCGGAAATCGCCGATGCCGGAGGCTGCGAGCGTCTTGATCGGGCCTGCCGAAATCGCGTTGACGCGGATGTTCTTCGGTCCGAGATCAACGGCGAGATACTTGACGCTCGCCTCGAGCGCTGCCTTGGCAACACCCATGACGTTGTAGTTCGGCATGACCTTCTCGGCGCCGTAATAGGTGAGCGTCAGCAGCGATCCGCCCTCTGTCATCAGCTTCTCGGCGCGGCGTGCGACAGACGTGAACGAATAGACGGAAATCTGCATCGTCTTGGCGAAATTGTCCGGCGAAGTGTCGACATAGCGACCGGTCAGCTCGTCCTTGTCCGAGAAGCCGATCGCGTGAACGACGAAATCGATCTTGCCCCACATCTTTTCGACGTTCTCGAAAACGGCATCAATGCTCGCTTCGTCGCTGACATCACAGTGGCCGGCGAGTACGCCACCGAGTTCGGCAGCCAGCGGCTCGACTCGCTTCTTCAGGGCATCGCCCTGATATGTAAATGCAATTTCGGCGCCCTGTGCATGAATGGCTTTGGCAATGCCCCACGCAATCGAACGATTGTTGGCGACGCCCATGATGACGCCGCGCTTGCCTGACATGAGGCCTGTTGCTTGAGCCATATTTTGCCCCCTAATGATCCAATTGGAAATTGGCTATGGCATAGGCCGTCCACCGGTTCAAGATTGCGGGCAATCATCAACTGTAAGGGATCGTAATAAAGGGTGCGCTTGTCACGAAAATTTCACAGAAACAGCCCTTCGCGCATGCTTCGCATGAGATCCGTGACTTTATCGTCCGGCTTTTCCCACAACATAATGCGCAGTTCGACGACCAGGTCGCCCTTTCCGCCGGTGTCGTCGGGCAGGCCCTGGCCGGAGATTCGGATCGTCTTGTCGGATCCTGACCAGGCGGGAACGGTGACGTCGACCGGCCCGTTCGGTCCGTCGATGCGTGCTTCGGTGCCGAGAACGGCATTTTCGATCGTCACAGGAAGCACGGTATGCAGGTCGAAGCCATCGACGGTGAAACGCGCGTCGGGCGCGATGTGGATGCTGACGACTGCATCGCCGCGCTGCATGTTCGGCAGCTTGTAGCCCTGACCCTTCAGCCGGACCTGATGGCCCTCCCGCGTTCCGGCCGATAGTGCGAAGCTTGCCTCGCGGCTCTCGCCGAGCTGCACGGTGGCCCAGTTACCTTTCAGTATATCTTCTATTGTTACGGTCGTCTGAGCAAACTGATCCGGCGCCTTTTCCGGTGCGGGCGTGCTGCCGGTGAAGCGGCGCACGAGCGACGTCAGGATGCTCAAGGGCTGAAGAATGCCGCCAGCAGCCGCGACGGCAGCAGTTTCTGCACCTTCCTCCTCGGGCTTGATTGCCTCCGCCTCCGGTTTGCCTGCCTCCGCCTCCGGTCGCCGGCTGGCATTTGCCTGTGGATGAACCGTCGCGCCTGCGCTTGCAGC from Rhizobium sullae includes:
- a CDS encoding histidine phosphatase family protein; translation: MLIYVVRHGQTDWNAERRLQGQKDIPLNAIGREQARLNGIDMAEILRVEAISFDFVASPLQRTRETMEIMRAAMGLPPKDYRPDDRLVEVSFGDWEGFTIKELKATQRERINERNINKWDFIPPGNDAESYEIMSWRIRSWLNSIECPTVCVTHGGVIRSLFKMIADLPKHEAAEGEIPQDRILKIDTARRLIGWI
- the fabI gene encoding enoyl-ACP reductase FabI; the protein is MAQATGLMSGKRGVIMGVANNRSIAWGIAKAIHAQGAEIAFTYQGDALKKRVEPLAAELGGVLAGHCDVSDEASIDAVFENVEKMWGKIDFVVHAIGFSDKDELTGRYVDTSPDNFAKTMQISVYSFTSVARRAEKLMTEGGSLLTLTYYGAEKVMPNYNVMGVAKAALEASVKYLAVDLGPKNIRVNAISAGPIKTLAASGIGDFRYILKWNEYNAPLRRTVTIEDVGDVGLYMLSDLSRSVTGEVHHADSGYHVIGMKAVDAPDISVIKD
- a CDS encoding J domain-containing protein, yielding MRDPYKILGVPQDAGADEIKAAWRNKAKAVHPDHNQGDPTATARFAEVGRAYETLKDPKKRSLFDTAARMAEARVSGDTIMQQRQAAREAAVRAKAAQANAERVMEELTRANAQKAARAAAEAAKQQQASPESAEDMVERIFGAQAKAASAGATVHPQANASRRPEAEAGKPEAEAIKPEEEGAETAAVAAAGGILQPLSILTSLVRRFTGSTPAPEKAPDQFAQTTVTIEDILKGNWATVQLGESREASFALSAGTREGHQVRLKGQGYKLPNMQRGDAVVSIHIAPDARFTVDGFDLHTVLPVTIENAVLGTEARIDGPNGPVDVTVPAWSGSDKTIRISGQGLPDDTGGKGDLVVELRIMLWEKPDDKVTDLMRSMREGLFL